Proteins encoded in a region of the Vitis riparia cultivar Riparia Gloire de Montpellier isolate 1030 chromosome 7, EGFV_Vit.rip_1.0, whole genome shotgun sequence genome:
- the LOC117919093 gene encoding nuclear transport factor 2: MASTYPASVTASEVGSYFVSQYYHVLRQQPDFVHQFYTDSSTMIRIDGDSKESASAMVDIHALITSLNYTGINIKTINAVESWNGGILVVVSGSVKAKDFSGRKFVETFFLAPQEKGFYVLNDIFQFVNEEMIPQNSAAIVSENEVNTQSSASNSIPEPTASSYALEEEARDYINSVHLEDDQVDNYSHPENPIDNYSHPEHPIDDYSIPDHPVDSYTLSEQQQQQDFEVESSVEEPAVEESSASLQNVANMVQEPQAASVEEPVGEPPKKTYASILRAKGQPSSSVAAQPVLNKISPPASEWNYTHPSSVQPSNYPSSLVPEYGVEAVEEGSALEEGESGSVYVRNLPPSVSTDDIEQEFKNFGRIKPGGVFIRNRMESGVCYAFVEFEDIPGVQNAIKASPIQLGGRQVYIEERRANSSSTSRGGRRGRGRGSYQTDAPRARVGGRGSVARGNGFLQRGFRQD, from the exons ATGGCGTCTACGTATCCCGCATCTGTCACTGCTTCTGAG GTCGGTTCCTACTTTGTGTCTCAGTACTATCACGTTCTTCGGCAACAACCTGATTTTGTTCATCAGTTCTACACCGATTCGAGCACGATGATTAGGATCGATGGGGATTCCAAAGAGTCCGCGTCTGCAATGGTG GACATCCATGCACTTATCACATCACTGAATTACACTGGCATTAATATCAAGACGATTAATGCTGTTGAGTCATGGAATGGAGGCATTCTCGTTGTGGTTTCAGGTTCTGTCAAAGCCAAGGATTTCAGTGGGAGGAAATTTGTGGAGACCTTTTTCCTTGCTCCCCAGGAAAAGGGTTTTTACGTTCTCAATGATATCTTTCAGTTCGTTAATGAAGAAATGATTCCCCAAAATTCAGCAGCCATAGTGTCTGAGAATGAAGTTAATACCCAATCTAGTGCATCGAATTCTATCCCTGAGCCGACAg CCTCTAGCTATGCATTGGAAGAAGAAGCCAGGGACTATATCAATTCAGTTCATCTTGAAGATGATCAAGTTGATAATTATAGTCACCCAGAGAATCCAATTGATAACTATAGTCACCCAGAGCATCCAATTGATGACTATAGTATCCCAGATCATCCAGTTGATAGCTACACTCTCTCAgagcagcagcaacaacaaGACTTTGAGGTTGAAAGTTCTGTAGAGGAACCTGCTGTAGAAGAATCATCCGCTTCACTTCAAAATGTGGCAAACATGGTGCAAGAACCGCAGGCTGCTTCTGTGGAGGAACCTGTTGGAGAGCCTCCAAAGAAAACTTATGCTTCTATA CTGCGGGCTAAAGGACAACCCTCGTCATCAGTAGCTGCTCAACCAGTTCTTAACAAGATCAGCCCTCCTGCTTCAGAGTGGAATTATACGCATCCCTCTAGTGTCCAGCCATCAAACTATCCATCATCACTTGTGCCTGAATATGGTGTGGAGGCAGTGGAGGAAGGTTCAGCTCTAGAAGAAG GTGAATCAGGATCTGTCTATGTGAGAAATTTGCCCCCATCTGTTTCTACTGATGATATCGAGCAGGAGTTTAAGAACTTTGGTAGAATCAAGCCTGGAGGCGTGTTCATTAGAAACCGCATG GAGAGTGGAGTTTGCTATGCATTTGTTGAGTTTGAAGATATTCCTGGTGTTCAAAATGCAATCAAG GCATCTCCAATACAATTAGGAGGGAGGCAAGTCTATATTGAGGAGAGAAGGGCAAACAGCAGCAGCACTTCTCGAGGAGGAA GAAGGGGAAGAGGCAGAGGCAGTTACCAAACAGATGCGCCAAGAGCTCGGGTGGGCGGTCGGGGTTCTGTTGCTAGAGGCAATGGTTTCCTTCAGCGTGGTTTTCGACAAGATTAA